Genomic DNA from Nocardioides aquaticus:
GGCGCCGCTGGTCGTCGTCGCGTGCGTCGCCGGGGAGCGGCACGCGATGCCGGCCCTGGTCGTCGCGGAGGGCCTGGCCCTCGAGGGACTGCGGGTGCACTACCTCGGTGCCGACCCCGACCCGGCCGACCTGCTGGCGCAGGTCGAGCTGCTGCGGCCGCGGGCGGTCCTGCTCAGCGCCACCCTCAGCGCGTCCCTGGCCTCGACCAAGGCGCTCTTCGCCGGCGTCCGCGCGCTCGGCGTGCCGGTGGTCGTCGGGGGCCGGGCCTTCGGCGGTGACGCCCGCCGCGCCGAGACGCTCGGAGCGACGGCGTACGCCCCGGACGTCGCGACCGCGGTCCGTCTCGTACGGGAGCTCCCGCCGGTGGACCCGGGTCCGGCTGCGGCCGTCGGGCACCCCGGCGAGGTCGAGGGCGGCCGGATCGCGGAGCGCCAGCACGAGATCGTGCCGACGGTGCTCGGCCTGCTCACGGCCGACGCCGGTCCGACGCCGGGCGTGTCCCGCGCCGAGCTGGTCGACCACGTCCGGCACGTGCTCGGCAGTCTCGCCGCGGCGCTGGTCAGCGAGGACGAGTCGATCCTGGTCGAGACCCGTGACTGGCTCGCGCACCTGCTCACGTCCCGTGGTGCGGGCCCGGACCTCGTCGCCCGGCTGTGGGCCGCCGTCGGCGCCGCCCTGGGGGAGCAGACGACGGCGCGGCGGGCGCTGGACCGCACCGCACCGGGCCGCCTCGACGTGGAGGTCCCCGCCTAGTCCTGCCTGCGGGGACCGCAGGGCTCGACGAGCAGCGCCGTGCCACGCCCCGCGACCCGGGTCATCACGATCGTCGCCGCGACGGACCCGGTCAGCTTCAGCCGCCTGCGCAGGTCCTCGGGCACGACGTCCACCCCGCGCTTCTTGACGGTCAGCGCGCCGACGTCGCGCTCGCGCAGCGCCGCACGCAGCTGCTTCTCGCGGTAGGGCAGCTCCTCGAGCACGCGGTAGCCCCGGGCGAACGGGGTGCGCACGTCCTCGTCGGAGGTGACGTAGGCCAGGTGGGGGTCGACCCGCCCACCGGCGACGGTCGCGGCGACCGCGGTGACCAGCCCGGCCCGGATGACGGCGCCGTCCGGCTCGTAGAGGTAGCCGCCGACGCCACGCACCTCGTCGGAGGCGGGGTCCTCGTCGGTCAGCGTGGCCAGGCCGGCGCCGGCGACGACGGTGGCGCGCCACCGCACCGTCGCCAGGTGCCCGCCCCACAGGGCGACCTCCTTGACCTCGCCGTCCTCGCTGACCCACTCGGCCTCGACGCCGTCGGGGACCAGGCCGTGCGGCAACCCCGGGGCGGCCTTCACGCACGCGTCGCGTCCCAGCAGGCCCTCGACGAAGTCCCACGAGGGCGTCCAGTCCTCGACCCGGAAGCTGCGCCCGCGCCCGCTGCGGCGCGCGGGGTCGGCGAAGGCGACGTCGAAGGGGGAGAGGTCGAGCCCGGTGGCGTCGGCCACGGCCACCGCGCCGGGCAGCCCGAGCGCGGCCAGGTTGGCCTCCGCCACCGCCACCCGCACCGGGTCCAGGTCGACGCCGACGCAGGTCAGGCCGGCCCGGGCCGCGGCGACGAGGTCGCCACCCACCCCGCAGCCGAGGTCGACCAGGGTGCGGGCGCCGGTCGCGGCCATCCGGGCGGCGCGGTGGGTCGCCACACGCGTCCGTGTGGCCTGCTCGAGCCCGTCGCGGGTGAACCACATGACCGCGGCGTCGTCGCCGAGCTTGGCCCGCGCGTGACGGCGGAGGTCGACCTGGGTCAGGGCGGCCGCGACCCGGTCGGCGTCCGCCCCGGGCAGGGCGCGCAGGTCCGTACGCCCGTCGGCGGCGGCCGCCAGCAGGGCGCCGCCCTCGTCGCCGGTCAGCCACCGGAAGGTCTCGAGGTCCACGCCGCCATCCTGGCAGGCACCGACCGCCGGGTGCTCCTGGCACTCGGTCGGGGCGAGTGCTAGTTTTGCCCTGGCACTCTCGAGGTGAGGGTGCCAGTGCAGGCGATGGGCCCGACCCCCGCGACGGCGAGCCCCGACCCTGCCCCAGCGTGCACCACCCCCGCCCGGACAACCCGTCCGGGCACCCCCGTCCGTGCAACACAGTGGAGAAAGTGGAGGTCGACATCGTGTCGGTCAACATCAAGCCCCTCGAGGACCGCATCGTGGTCAAGCCGCTCGACGCCGAGCAGACCACCGCCTCCGGCCTCGTCATCCCCGACACCGCCAAGGAGAAGCCCCAGGAGGGCGAGGTCCTGGCGCTCGGCCCCGGCCGCGTCGACGACAACGGCAACCGCGTCCCGATCGACGTCGCCGTGGGCGACAAGGTCGTCTACAGCAAGTACGGCGGCACCGAGGTCAAGTACGCCGGCGAGGAGTACCTCATCCTCTCCGCGCGCGACGTCCTCGCGGTCGTCAGCTGAACACCCCCCGGGTCGTGCCCCCGGCTGCTGCGCTGACGCGCCGCGGCCGGTAGGGCACGACCCGGACGTGTCTCCCGCACATCCCGAGCACCATCGCAAGGAGAGCAATGCCCAAGATCCTGGAGTTCGACGAGAACGCACGGCGCGCTCTCGAGCGGGGCGTCGACGCCCTGGCCAACGCGGTCAAGGTGACCCTCGGTCCCAAGGGCCGCTACGTCGTCCTCGACAAGAAGTGGGGTGCCCCCACGATCACCAACGACGGCGTGACCGTCGCGCGTGAGATCGAGCTGGACGACCCGTTCGAGAACCTCGGCGCCCAGCTGACGAAGGAGGTCGCCACCAAGACCAACGACGTCGCCGGTGACGGCACCACCACGGCCACGGTGCTGGCGCAGGCCATGGTCCACCAGGGCCTGCGCGCGGTCGCGGCCGGCGCCAACCCGATGAGCCTCAAGCGCGGGATGGACAAGGCCACCGAGGCCGTCGGCCAGGCCCTGCGCGACGCGGCCCGCGAGGTCGAGACCCGTGAGGACATGTCCTCGGTCGCGACGATCTCGAGCCGCGACGCCCACATCGGCGACTTGCTCGCCGAGGCCTTCGACAAGGTCGGCAAGGACGGCGTGATCACCGTCGAGGAGTCCAACACCATGGGCACCGAGCTGGAGTTCACCGAGGGGATGCAGTTCGACAAGGGCTACATCTCGCAGTACTTCGTCACCGACCAGGAGCGCATGGAGGCCGTCCTCGACGACCCGTACCTGCTCCTGCACCAGGGCAAGATCAGCTCGGTCTCCGACCTGCTCCCGCTCCTGGAGAAGGTCATCGCCGCCGGCAAGCCGCTCTTCATCCTCTCCGAGGACGTCGACGGCGAGGCGCTGTCCACCCTGGTCGTCAACAAGATCCGGGGCACCTTCAACGCGGTCGCCGTCAAGGCCCCCGCGTTCGGTG
This window encodes:
- a CDS encoding class I SAM-dependent methyltransferase, whose protein sequence is MDLETFRWLTGDEGGALLAAAADGRTDLRALPGADADRVAAALTQVDLRRHARAKLGDDAAVMWFTRDGLEQATRTRVATHRAARMAATGARTLVDLGCGVGGDLVAAARAGLTCVGVDLDPVRVAVAEANLAALGLPGAVAVADATGLDLSPFDVAFADPARRSGRGRSFRVEDWTPSWDFVEGLLGRDACVKAAPGLPHGLVPDGVEAEWVSEDGEVKEVALWGGHLATVRWRATVVAGAGLATLTDEDPASDEVRGVGGYLYEPDGAVIRAGLVTAVAATVAGGRVDPHLAYVTSDEDVRTPFARGYRVLEELPYREKQLRAALRERDVGALTVKKRGVDVVPEDLRRRLKLTGSVAATIVMTRVAGRGTALLVEPCGPRRQD
- the groL gene encoding chaperonin GroEL (60 kDa chaperone family; promotes refolding of misfolded polypeptides especially under stressful conditions; forms two stacked rings of heptamers to form a barrel-shaped 14mer; ends can be capped by GroES; misfolded proteins enter the barrel where they are refolded when GroES binds), with amino-acid sequence MPKILEFDENARRALERGVDALANAVKVTLGPKGRYVVLDKKWGAPTITNDGVTVAREIELDDPFENLGAQLTKEVATKTNDVAGDGTTTATVLAQAMVHQGLRAVAAGANPMSLKRGMDKATEAVGQALRDAAREVETREDMSSVATISSRDAHIGDLLAEAFDKVGKDGVITVEESNTMGTELEFTEGMQFDKGYISQYFVTDQERMEAVLDDPYLLLHQGKISSVSDLLPLLEKVIAAGKPLFILSEDVDGEALSTLVVNKIRGTFNAVAVKAPAFGDRRKAMMQDIATLTGAQVVSPEVGLKLDQVGLEVLGQARRVVVTKDDTTIVDGAGDTAEVEGRVNQIKAEIENTDSDWDREKLQERLAKLAGGVCVIKVGAATEVELKEKKHRIEDAVSATRAAIEEGIVPGGGSALIHAVSVLDGDLGLTGDEAAGVRVVRRSADEPLRWIAENGGENGYVITTKVRELGVGNGYNAATGEYGDLVAQGVLDPVKVTRSALVNATSIAGMLLTTETLIVEKPEDEDDAPAGGGHGHGHGH
- the groES gene encoding co-chaperone GroES, which encodes MSVNIKPLEDRIVVKPLDAEQTTASGLVIPDTAKEKPQEGEVLALGPGRVDDNGNRVPIDVAVGDKVVYSKYGGTEVKYAGEEYLILSARDVLAVVS
- a CDS encoding cobalamin B12-binding domain-containing protein gives rise to the protein MGTAPPEASRTSLHAQYWDALVAADRFAALRAVKALKDGGCSTAELLDDLVVPAQQRIGDLWVSGEWGVAQEHAATAVNEGLVHWLCSFSAPPSEEAPLVVVACVAGERHAMPALVVAEGLALEGLRVHYLGADPDPADLLAQVELLRPRAVLLSATLSASLASTKALFAGVRALGVPVVVGGRAFGGDARRAETLGATAYAPDVATAVRLVRELPPVDPGPAAAVGHPGEVEGGRIAERQHEIVPTVLGLLTADAGPTPGVSRAELVDHVRHVLGSLAAALVSEDESILVETRDWLAHLLTSRGAGPDLVARLWAAVGAALGEQTTARRALDRTAPGRLDVEVPA